The following are from one region of the Apostichopus japonicus isolate 1M-3 chromosome 17, ASM3797524v1, whole genome shotgun sequence genome:
- the LOC139984943 gene encoding NXPE family member 4-like, translating into MNIRKTHSTVFGLIVVCVFLLKIVYNELSDGIALFDTNSTAATVLQPPKIASAYTFEPKAHHPVACSPDVPDRFNFQPIRSTNRVPMKTLPFDNVTSPNFTKVTLINPKLRYGLCDRIIIRIEAMDNLNRPKLYGEDFFRIKLFSRVPYAAVIADKFVDYRNGTYLASFPLLWEGLMNIEVLLVHPAEAIPLFSPSLDGQRSYAHNYVGEFEMIDDAGVKRAENVDCSERPPKTTFCNFSDPEVYSPFYCNVPKDKNLTCRHWVAFHQDKIKLLSDLTSEIRGDEVKILEVTRKVVQHGIRPILVNDEVDSRRQTPGYVPIESLPYCKASGPPTAHPNGFIFEETWHPFNCQIAKFTHKEARDCLSDKMLRIYGDSTARQLYLNLRGKKLCYVKKSLPPSDDKKRELLCKRGNFTLYFHFHGIPNGGTKRIDNHYAAKEIDNITGGEGSNEVLLLSYWAHFAISGESYYEKRLRGVKEAINRLRKRLPGLKLIVRGTNTRDYVNQGIMLVSSDWHTQRQEMILREVFGDDASLGYLNAWDITRAQPFPDLTHPEHPIIDNLINLILTYVCLA; encoded by the exons ATGAACATTCGTAAGACGCATTCAACAGTTTTTGGGTTGATTGTAGTCTGCGTTTTCTTGctgaaaattgtttacaatGAACTTTCCGATGGAATTGCTCTTTTTGACACTAACAGCACAGCAGCCACTGTGCTCCAACCACCTAAAATCGCATCCGCATATACG TTTGAACCCAAGGCCCATCATCCTGTTGCATGTTCCCCTGACGTCCCCGACCGGTTTaactttcagccaatcagatctACAAACCGAGTGCCGATGAAAACGCTTCCCTTCGACAATGTTACCAGTCCTAACTTTACCAAAGTAACTCTTATAAATCCCAAACTGCGATATGGTTTATGTGATAGAATAATCATCCGAATTGAAGCCATGGATAATCTTAACCGACCAAAGCTATACGGTGAAGACTTCTTTAGGATAAAGCTGTTCTCTAGAGTTCCTTATGCGGCGGTAATCGCCGATAAATTCGTCGATTACCGCAACGGTACCTATCTGGCGTCATTCCCTTTGCTATGGGAAGGTTTGATGAACATCGAGGTATTACTGGTTCACCCAGCGGAGGCGATCCCATTGTTCAGCCCTTCTTTAGACGGTCAACGATCTTACGCCCATAATTACGTGGGAGAGTTTGAGATGATAGATGATGCTGGGGTGAAGCGGGCAGAAAATGTCGATTGCTCTGAAAGACCTCCAAAg aCAACTTTCTGTAACTTCAGTGATCCAGAAGTATATTCACCCTTTTACTGCAATGTTCCGAAAGATAAGAACTTAACGTGCAGACACTGGGTAGCCTTCCACCAAgataaaattaaattattatctGATCTAACGTCTGAAATTAGAGGGGATGAGGTGAAAATTCTTGAAGT AACACGCAAAGTTGTTCAACATGGCATTAGACCAATCCTTGTCAACGATGAAGTCGACAGCCGAAGACAAACACCTGGATATGTTCCTATAGAAAGTCTCCCTTACTGTAAAGCATCGGGTCCACCGACTGCTCATCCAAACGGATTCATCTTTGAGGAAACTTGGCACCCATTCAACTGTCAAATAGCAAAGTTTACTCACAAGGAAGCACGTGATTGTCTCAGCGACAAAATGCTCCGCATTTACGGAGATTCTACGGCTCGACAGttatatttaaatttgagaGGGAAAAAGTTATGTTATGTAAAGAAATCACTACCGCCTAGCGACGacaaaaaacgcgaattactgTGTAAACGAGGGAATTTCACTctatattttcactttcatggAATTCCTAACGGAGGAACAAAGCGAATTGATAACCACTACGCTGCCAAAGAAATAGACAACATAACCGGAGGAGAAGGATCTAATGAAGTACTGTTATTATCTTATTGGGCGCATTTTGCTATATCCGGAGAAAGTTATTATGAAAAACGACTTAGAGGTGTTAAAGAGGCTATTAATCGTTTGAGAAAGCGATTACCTGGATTAAAACTGATCGTGAGAGGCACAAATACTAGGGATTACGTTAATCAAGGGATTATGTTAGTATCTAGTGATTGGCACACGCAAAGACAAGAGATGATTTTAAGAGAGGTTTTCGGAGATGATGCTTCACTCGGTTATTTGAATGCCTGGGATATCACACGAGCCCAACCCTTTCCTGATCTTACGCATCCAGAACACCCAATCATTGataatttaatcaatttaattttgacTTATGTTTGTCTGGCCTAA